A region of the Dyadobacter sp. CECT 9275 genome:
AATCTGTGATCATTTATGGTGCCGGGTCGCTGGGTATCATTACGAAAAATGCCCTGCTACAGGAGGCCGGAAAATATGAGATCAAATGTTTTATTGACGACAACCCAACCCTTACCAACAACTCGGTTGAAGGCGTGCGGGTATTTGACCTGCCTACCGCACTACAGAGATTTGTCGAGGGGCAGGGGGCAGTTCCCCAGATTATTCTGGCGGTGCAGAGTATATCCTCAGCAAGAAAAAAAGAACTCGCCGAGTTGTTTCTAAAATATAATATTGTGATGCGCATTGTTCCGTCCACGATTCAGTGGATGAATGGAACGTTTAACAGTGAACAAATCAGGAACATTAAAATTGAGGATCTGCTGGAGCGGGAACAGATCATTTTGCATGATGAAAACATCCGGGCACAGATCACCGGGAAAAGGATAATGATCACAGGTGCGGCAGGGTCTATCGGAAGTGAGCTCACCCGTCAGATTTCGGTTTATGCCCCGGCAGAGCTTTATCTGCTCGATCAGTCGGAGTCTGGCCTGTACGATCTGGAGTTTGATATCCAGCAGAACCTGGACAAGAAAACAAAAATGTCCGTCCATTCCGTGGTTTGTGATGTGAAGGATGTCGTTCGCATGCATACCGTTTTTGAGGAGGCGCGTCCCGAAATTGTTTTTCATACCGCTGCATACAAACACGTGCCCCTGATGGAAAAATTTCCGTATGAGGCGGTAAAAACAAATGTGCTGGGAACCAAAACCGTTGCAGACCTCAGTGCCAAATTTAAGGTAGAAGAATTTGTTTTCGTATCTACCGATAAGGCCGTAAACCCAACCAACGTAATGGGTGCTTCCAAGCGGCTGGCAGAAATATATCTTCAGGATTTAAACAGTAACCCAAATATAAAAACCCGCTACATAGTCACCCGTTTTGGTAACGTGTTGGGCTCCAACGGGTCAGTGGTTCCCCTTTTCAAAAAACAAATCCAGGCGGGCGGCCCTGTGACCGTAACGCATCCGGAAATCATAAGGTATTTTATGACGATCAGCGAAGCCTGCCAGCTGGTACTGGAAGCCGGGGCAATGGGTATGGGTGGCGAAATTTTTGTTTTCGATATGGGCGAGGCTGTCAGGATTCAGGATCTTGCCCGCAAAATGATCCAGCTCTCGGGTTATATCGTGGATAAGGATATCTCCATCTCTTATACCGGCTTACGTCCCGGCGAGAAATTATATGAAGAACTTCTGGCCGACCACGAGCATAATATTCAGACGCATCATCCAAAAATCATGATTGCCCGCATGCAGCCAATGGATTTGTCGGGTATACGTGAAAAAATTTCTCTGCTTTCTTTAGCCATGCAGTCTGCGGATGCAGAACAGATTGTAGCCCTTCTGAAAGCATGTATACCGGAATTTATAAGTAATAATTCGGTCTTCGAGAAACTTGACATAAAGCCCGATCATAAAATCGGAAAGTCGACCTTACCTTGGCAGAAATCCAGTGTCTGACATCCAAGCCAGATTTCGTCCGAACCATTCTGCAAAAGCTGGCCTTTTAAGGTACCCGTGTTCCCCCCTGGCATAAATATGCATTTCTGACAAAACCTTATTCGCTGTTAACGCTTCATAAAACAGGATACTGTGGGCAACAGGAACCACAGTGTCATCACTGGCGTGGGTTATGAAAGCTGGTGGCGTCTTTGACGTTACCTGAAATTCGTTTGAAAAATAACGCTGCTGGCCTGAGGATGTAGCAGATCCCAACAAATTCTTGGCGGATCCGACATGTCCTATCCCGTCCATGAAACTGATGACCGGATAAACCAGAATCATAAAGTCGGGGCGCAGACTTGTTTTGTTTTTATTTTCTATGAAAGTACTGTCAAAGTGCGTTCCGGCAGTGGCTGCCAGATGCCCTCCTGCGGAGAAACCCATTACCCCTATTTTCAGAGGGTCCAATTTCCAGCCCGTTGAATTCTCACGGATTGTTTTTATAGCCTGCTGAACATCCTGCAACGGGCCGACCGCCTGGTTCTGCATGTGCTTACTGTCTGGCAGCCGGTATTTCAGTACAAATGCTGTAACCCCGGCTTCGTTAAAGGCCTTAGCCACCTGGTACCCTTCCCTGTCGATCACCAGTACGCCGTAGCCGCCCCCCGGGCAAATGATGACGGATGTACCATTTGCCTTTCCTGCTGGCGGTGTAAAAATCGTTAAGGTCGGATGAGAAACTTTTCTTGCCACTCCATCTTTGATAACCTCTTCATCGGCTGCGCCTTTAGCCCCCGGAATTTCACCAGGATACAGATCCATTACCTTTTGGCTATATGCCACGCCCGAAATCATCACGACTCCAAGGGCAATCAAAAATTTTCTCATCCGGATATTTTCAGAAATATACTATTCGCTGATCGCACGATCCAGGTGAACATAACCGCCATCCACATGAATAAGCTGCCCGGTGGTGTGGCTGGAACGTACGGATAAAAGGAAGACCGCCATATTTGCAATTTCCTCCGCAGTGGTCATGCGGTTTTCCAAAGGAATTTTGCTCACAATGGAAGCAAGTTTCTCCTTAGGATTTGGAAGAGTCTGTATCCATTTCTCATACAGCGGTGTATAGCACTCCGCAACAATTACGGCATTGACACGGATTCCAAATGGCAACAATTCAACTGCCCATTCGCGGGTGAGTGCGTTTCTTCCTCCGTTTGCAGCCGCATACGCCGAAGTTCCTCCCTGCCCTGTTTCAGCGGTTTTCGAACCTATATTCAAAATTGCGCCCCGCGATTTCTTAAGAGCAGGAAGTGCATGATGCGCTATCAGATAATAATGGATGAGGTTACTGTGCAAGCTTTGCATAAACTTTTCGTAACTGCCTTTTTCCAGCCCCACACCATCATTTACACCGGCGTTATTCACAAGGCCATCAATGCTTCCGAAAGTATCCAGCACGGTATCCACCACTTTTGCGCATTCCTGCGGGTCAGACAGCTCCGCCGTAACCTGAAACGCACGGTATCCCTCTTCTTCTATTTCCGAAACAGCCTGCTGGTTATCCGCTCCGTTACGGCCGATGATCACCGGTACGGCCCCTTCCTTTGCTAATACGCCCGCTATTCCGCGGCCAATTCCCTTTGCCCCTCCCGTAACGATGATAATCTTGTCCTTTAATTCCAAATCCATGATACCTGTTGTTCTAATTTTTTTCTAATAATGATAAATGATACTATTTCTTAACTTTCAGCTGCCTATCGTTCTGATACACTTTTTAAACCGCATTATAGCAGAAACAGGCTATCCCGGGCACATTCATATTAAGGCTCCGACTGCGGGAATTTACCGTATAGGCTGCCGGATTGTACCAGCTCTTTCCTTCTAAATGCATATCTGAGAATTGCATCATTCTATGTTTATTGTGTTAATATCATTAATTTAATATAATATTTACAAGAAAATAAAATTATGTTTGTCGCCCGTTTACTTCATGAAATGCAAAAAATTAGTTAGTTTTGTGTACTATCCGAAAGTTACACTAGTTTCTTTGATGAGTGATATATCGAATTATTGAACTCTTTTTTACTATAATGACTTTCCCTTTACAAATAAAAACTGATTGAAGAGAATGAAATATTCAATACATGCCGAAGGCAAGTTTCAATTTATCGACGAAGGAAAAGGCGAAACGTTGCTCCTTTTACATGGCCTTTTCGGTGCCTTGAGTAATTGGGATGGTATTATTGACGGATTTTCTTCCCGCTTCCGGGTAATTATCCCTTTGCTTCCCATTTATGAACTGCCTCCGCGCGAGGCCGGGCTGGAAGCACTGCTGGCATTTCTGGAAGATTTTGTTTCATTTAAGAATCTGACAAATGTAACCGTCATCGGAAACTCTCTGGGCGGACATATAGGGTTGTTGTATACCTTAAAAAATCAGGACAATGTGGTCCGGCTTGTTCTGACAGGCAGTTCAGGGCTTTTCGAAAACTCGATGGGCGGCTCGTTCCCCAAAAGAGGAAGTTATGAATATATTAAGGAAAGGGTTGCTTATACCTTTTACGACCCCGCAGTGGCAACAAAAGATCTGATCGACGAAGTTTTTGAAACCACATCGAGTATTCCAAAGTGTATGAGTATTGTAGGGATAGCCAAATCCGCTCAGCGGCACAACCTTGCAAAAGATCTGCATGAGATAAAAGTTCCGACTTTGCTCGTCTGGGGACTGAATGATACAATCACCCCACCACATGTGGGGTATGAATTCAACCGTCTGATTGAGGGTTCTGAACTTTATTTTATTGATAAATGCTGCCACGCTCCCATGATGGAGCATCCGCAGGAATTTAATACCATCCTGGAAAGCTTTTTAGAAAAACATATTTCGGTTCCGGTCGAATAATTTTTTAAAGAGCCTGCTGGCTCTTTTTTTATAGGAAATAATATCTTTTACATACGAAAGTTGACACATATTCAGTTTTTTTATAGCTTCGGCTAAACGACACCAAATTATGATTGCCACCTCCTTGATAAATCCTATGATCCCAGCGCTCAAGCTTACCGACACGGTAAGCATGGCACTAGACTGGATGGATGAGTTTGAGGTAAAGCAACTGGTTGTCGTAGATGCAGGAAGTTACAAAGGCATTGTTTCCGAAGATATTCTGTTTGACTTCACCGACAGTTCGCAGCCACTCACCAAAATAATCATTCAGCACGAAGATATCTTCGCATTGGAAGATCAGCATACTTATGAGCTACTACGGCTGGTCAACGAATTCGGACTGGCTGTCGTTCCTGTGTTACACGACGACCGTACCTTTGCTGGTACCATTATCGCCACCGATCTTGTCGAACGTTTCGTTAATGATCTGGGTATTCAGGAAAAAGGTGCCGTTCTGGTACTGAAAATTGCTGAAAGAGATTACTCCCTGTCCGAAATAAGCCGGCTTGTGGAGTCCAACGGCACCAAAATTCTGAGCAGTTACTATTCGTCCGGTGATTCGATGCGGCCCGTTTCCGATGCCCGTCTTACCCTAAAGTTAAACCGTACGCACATTACACCTTTAATTGCTACGCTGGAAAGGTTCGGATATGATATTGAAGAGGCTCATGCCAATGATCCGATCGAAAGCGTTGACCAGGAACGGCTTGATATGCTGCTTCGCTACCTGGCCACCTGATACCTTGCACTTAATTTTATTTCTTCCTTCAAAAGCCGGGACTGTTTTTGAATCGGTATTTTTGCCCGTATCTTTCGGGTGAAACAAGCTCACTTAGATTTTCTTTCATGAAAATTGCAATTCACGGACGGAATTTTAATGATTCTGCCCGCCCGTTTATCGAAAACATGTTCCATGAACTGGCAAAGAGGCAAATTGAAGTTCAGCTATCCCTGCCTTTTCGCTCCTTTCTGGACAAAAACGGTATATCTCATTTTTCCACGTTGGTTTATGACAAGCCCGAAGAGCTTTTCGATGCACGCCTCGTAGTGAGCATGGGTGGTGACGGAACGCTGCTTGAAACAATTTCACACGTTGGAAAAAGACAGATCCCCGCTATAGGGATCAACGTGGGTCGTTTGGGATTTCTGGCCACGGTTCCTCCTGAAAGGATTTCGGACATGATCACTGCCCTGGAAGTAGGCGAATTTAAAATTGATGAAAGATCCCTGGTTGCCATCGAATCTAATATCGATTTATTCGACGGGCTTAATTTCGGGCTAAACGATTTTACGATCACCAAAACGGATACTTCGTCCATGATCACGGTCCATACCTATCTGAACGAGGAGTTCCTGAATTCATACTGGGCCGACGGCCTCATCGTTTCCACGCCAACAGGCTCAACAGGATACTCGCTAAGCTGCGGCGGACCGGTACTGGTACCCCATTCTCAGAATTTTATCGTAACGCCCATCAGTCCCCATAACCTCAACGTACGCCCGCTGGTGGTGGAAGATACCGCTGTCATACGTCTTGAAGTGAAAAGCAGAAGCAGCAACTTTCTGATTTCCCTCGACGCCCGCTCACGGGTGGTGGACGAAAACACGCAACTGACGGTCCGGAAAGCTAATTTTACAGCACGGCTCATCAAAATGCTCGACGACAGTTTCCTTAACACATTGCGAAGCAAACTTTCGTGGGGCCTTGATATGCGGAACTAATTACCTGGTACTCTAAAGTAATAATCTGGCAGATTTATATATGCAACTTCTTTTTCATCCGTTTGACCTCCATCTGAAACATACCTTTACCATTGCCCACGATTCGCGGGATATCCAGAAAACGCTCGTTGTGGAATTACGGGACGGCGATTTCCGCGGATTCGGTGAAGCAACTGCCAATCCTTATTATGGCATAACCGTTGACAACATGATGGACGCATTGGCCGGGGCCAGAGTTCTGGTTGAAAAAGGGCGATTCTCCAGCGCAGAGGAGCTATGGGATCATGTTCATCCGGTATTACAATCCAACTCATTTGCGCAGTGTGCGTTGGACGAGGCCGCACACGACCTTTTTGCCAAACAAAACGGGCAGAAATTATACAAAAGCTGGGGCTTGTCAATCGACCGCAATCCGCTCACCAATTTTACAATTGGAATAGATACCGTTGAAAAAATGGTATCTAAAATGAAAGAACTTCCCTGGCCCATTTACAAAATAAAACTCGGGACGGATGACGATCTGAAGATCGTCAGAGAGCTCAGAAAAAATACTGATGCCATTTTCCGTGTGGATGCCAACTGTGCCTGGACGGCAGAACAGGCTATTGCCTTTGCCCCGGAGCTGAAGCAGCTCGGAGTGGAATTCATAGAACAGCCTCTGGCAGCAGATGATACCGCAGGGATGAAAAAAGTGTTCGCAGAAAGCGCTTTGCCGGTGATCGCAGACGAAAGCTGTATTCTGGAATCAGATGTAAAAAAGTGCCATGGCCTGTTCCACGGCGTGAACATAAAACTCACCAAATGCGGAGGCCTTACTCCTGCGAAAAGGATGATTGCAGAAGCCAGGTCACTGGGAATGAAAACGATGGTGGGATGCATGACTGAAACCAGCGTAGGTATCTCTGCTATTGCGCACCTGCTTCCCCTGCTGGATTATGTGGATATGGACGGCTCACTGCTTATCCGGAATGATCCGGCTTCGGGTGTTACCTTTGATTTTGGCAAAGTAATTTATTCCGCGGAAAACGGAACCGGCGCCGTATTGAAATAACTTAACACCTGCTTTCGATTATTTCAATGATCTACCCAACAAACCAGCTCCCTGGCAGGAAAGTGATAATGACGGACGGAGCGGAATATCTTTGGTTCAGCGGAACCGACTACCTCGGTATGGGCCACCATCAGGCTTATAAAGAATTCTTAAAACAGGGATTTTCGAGATACGGTACCCATTTTGGCAGTTCCAGGAATAACAGCCTTCGTCTGGAAATATATGAGGAAACCGAGACACTGTTTGCCGGATACGCGGGGGCCCCTGCCTCACTTCTGGTATCTTCAGGCATGTGGGCAGGCCAGCTGGTACTTAAGGAAATAGAATCAATCGCAGGAAATTCAACAGCTGATTTGGCGAAGGAGCGCATCCGGTATCATTACGCACCTGGATCACACCCCGCTATCTGGGGAAACAATTTCTGTAGTAACAATCTTGCCTGGCAGCAATGGGCTTCGCGAACGATACAGGAAATCCGGGAAAACCCGGATCATATCCATATTGTTTGCTCCGATGCCGTTGGTTCTCCCTGGGTAGCGAAACATGATTTTTCCCTGTTTTCCGATCTTCCCCGGTCCCAAAATATTTGGTTTGTAGTGGATGATTCACACGGGATTGGGGTAACAGGTGATAACGGAAAAGGTATTTATTCACCGCTTGACAAATTGCAGCAAAATAGTATTGTCGTAGCCTCTCTCAACAAAGGTATGGGGATTCCTGCAGGCGTAATTTTAGCGGCTCAGGATATCCTTGACAGACTCCGCCAATCTCCCTGGTTTGCAGGTGCGTCTCCTTCCGTGCCCGCTTACATATATGCCTTCAGGGAACTGCTCCTGGCCAATGCGTATCAGGAATGTTACGAAAAAATGATCACCAATATCCGGTATTTTGCCGATGCGCTAACTAGTTCCGGTCTTTTTGTCGGAATAGCGGATTATGCCGTCATGTGCAGCCGGAATATATCCCTTTTTGACTATCTGCTGACAAACGGGATATTCGCTTCCTGTTTTTCATATCCCCTCCCTACAGACGAACCTGTAACCAGGCTGGCCATTTCAGCATTACACGAAAAAGAAGACCTCGACCGGTTGGCCGAGGTCTGTATTCACTTTGAAAGTTAAGTTCCCTTCATGGATCAGGAATCCCTTCCGTCCAATTTGGCAAGTCGTTTCTCTTCCCTGAGTTTTTCCCTTTCCACCCTGGCCGAAACCAGAATACTTACTTCATAAAGCAGGAACAAAGGAATTGCTACCAGGATCTGGCTGTAGATATCCGGTGAAGGAGTAATGATAGCCGCTACAATCAGGATAACGATGATAGAATGCTTCCGGTACTCTCTCATGAACCCTGGCGTTAATACACCTACTCTTGAAAGCACATATACCACAACTGGAAGCTGGAACGCCACACCGCAGGCCAAAGTTAAAGTTGCCACCAGCGAGATATAAGAGGATAAGCTGAATTCATTGATGATCGACTCGTCGAGCGTAAAATTGGCGAGGAAGTTCATCGCCAGAGGTGTGACGATGTAATAGCCAAAAAACACGCCGGAAAAGAAAAGGAATGTCACATAAAATACAGCACCACGAGCGGACCGTCTCTCATAGGACCGAAGGCCCGGTTTGATGAAACGCCAGATTTCCCAGAATGCGTAGGGAAAAGCAAACACCAGTCCGGCAATAACAGCCGATGTCATACTCATCGTAAACTGATCTCCCACTCCGATGGCCTGGAGCTTGAAATTCAGCGCCTTAATACACAATTCGTCGTAACCCACTTTATCCGCCAGCTTACAAAGCATCCTGTAAGTCCAGAAGTCGGGCTGCGAAGGTGCAATGATAACATAGTGATAAATTTCCTTAATATAGACAAAAGAAAGTATGGCGAATACCAGAATCGAAGCTCCTGCCCTGATCACATGCCACCTTAACTCTTCCAGATGCCCGAGAAACGACATCTCTTTCCCTTCTTCTCCTTCTTCTTCTTCGTTATCAAATTCCTGATCTAGAGGCATACTTTTAAAATAATACTTGAAGACCTGTAATGTTTTTGCAGGATAATTCCCGCATCCATACTACCGGTACACCCGTTTTTACTAATGTTAATTAAATGCTACCTACGTGTAAATAACAGGATGCGATTATTTTACTTCCCATTAAATGAAATTACTTAAAAAAACCCGCCGGATATTCGACGGGTTACGGTATAATTTTCCTGTCCTGGATCAATCCATTACGAAAGGATAATCATTTTCCACATACACGTCTGTATATGCTTCGGATGCATCCGGAAATTCTGACTCTTCCGCAAATTGTACTGATTCAGCAACGATATCCTTTACTTTTTTGTCAACTGCCTCCAGTTCCTCTTCTGTTGCAAGCTTATTTTCCAGTATTACTGCACGGATCTGTTCAATCGGATCACGGTGTTTGTACTCTTCCACTTCCTCCTTGCTACGATATTTCTGAGGATCAGACATCGAATGTCCGCGGTAACGGTAGGTCCGGAATTCCAGGAAGGTAGGTCCGTCACCTTTACGTGCACGTTCTGCTGCTCTGGAAACAGCTTCGTGAATGGCTTCAACACTCATGCCATCCACTGGTTCAGAAGGAATGTCATATGCCTCTCCCAGTGTATAAAGCTCCGTAACATTGGATGAGCGCGCCACCGAAGTTCCCATGGCATAACCATTGTTTTCAACAACGAATATCACGGGCAGTTTCCAGCTCATGGCCATGTTCAGCGCTTCGTGAAATGCTCCCTGGCGAATTGCTCCGTCACCAAAATAACAGATACACAGGTTGCCGGTTTTATTGTATTTCTCTGCAAATGCAATACCTGCACCCAGCGGAATCTGTGCACCTACGATACCGTGCCCTCCAATAAAGTTATTTTCCTTATCGAAAATGTGCATGGAACCGCCTTTTCCCTTAGTAGTACCGGTTTTTTTACCATACAACTCTGCCATAATCGCTTTTGGATCCGTGCCCAGTGCCAGCGGAATGCCATGATCGCGATACGCGGTGATATACTTATCTCCCTTTGTCAGCGCTGTAACCGCGCCGGAAGAACAGGCTTCCTGGCCGATATAAAGGTGACAAAAACCACGGATTTTCTGCTGGCCGTAAAGCTGACCGGCTTTCTCTTCAAAACGTCGTTGTAAAAGCATATTCTCGAACCAGAACAAATATTGTTCTTTCGGATGCTGTAATTTTTTGGAGGCTGCTGCTTTCTTTTTTTCAGTAACGGTGGCCATGTATTTGGTTCTCGTTTATAAAGACAGAACTTTGTCTTAAAGTTAGTGGTTTGAACAGAGTCTGTTTTTTGCCGTACTCACGCAAATGATTTGCGAAAATAAGCATAAACTATATAACAAAGAAGTTCATGTGGCTAGAAAAGCTCCATCTTACATACTTTAAGAGTTATGAGGAGCGGGTGTTTACGTTTGGAGAACATGTAAACTGTATCATTGGCGAAAATGGAAGCGGTAAAACCAACCTTTTGGACGCGATTTATTTCCTTACGCTCACCAAAAGTGCTTTTCATAATCAGGATGCCCTGGGTATCCGGCATTCGGCAGATTTTTTTTTGATCGATGGTATTTTTTCAGATCTGGGCAGACATACACAAATTACCTGCAGCCTCCAGCGTGGACAGCGTAAAGTTTTTATGGCCGACAAAAAAAACTATGACCGCCTCAGCGAGCATATCGGCCTTTTTCCATTAGTACTGATTGCCCCCAATGATACCGACCTGATCCGCGACGGCAGTGAGGAGCGCCGCCGGTTTTTTGATGGCGTACTGGCGCAAGCCACACCGGGTTATCTCAACGATTTTTTGCAGTACAATAAAATTCTGGCACAGCGCAATGGCCTGCTCAAACTTTTCGGCGAAAGGAATTATCTTGATGAAGACCTTCTGGAAACTTATGATGAGCCGTTGATCTATCTGTCGCAAAGTATTTACGCGCACCGGAAAGCCTTCATGGATCGGTTCATGCCGCTTTTCAGAAAACATTATGCTTTTTTGAGCAGTGAAAGAGAAGAGGTTGATATCTCCTACGAAAGTGAGCTCGCCGGCGTGGATTTCCCGGCGGCATTCAGGAAAAACCGTTCCAGAGACCTGTACGCGCAAAGAACCGGAAAAGGCGCGCATAAGGATGAGTTTGTATTTGAAATCGATGGTGTTACCCTCAAAAAATTCGGATCACAAGGGCAACAAAAATCCTTTGTTATTGCCCTGAAACTGGCTCAGTTTGAGCTATTGAAAGCCGAAAAAGAAAAAACGCCCATCCTGTTGCTGGATGATATCTTTGACAAGCTGGATGACAGAAGAATCCACAAACTGATTGAACTGATCGATATCGGATTTCTCGGGCAGGTATTTATCACCGACGCTCGCCCCGAACGCTCCGAAAAAATCCTAGAAAGGGTACAAGCCGATGTGCGTTTTTTCGAGATCAGTAAGTGATGCACTCACCTGCTGGCTTATCTCATTTCATTAACAGATCATACCGTCCTTTTCCCTTCCCATCTTAAAATCCACTACACATATTTCGGATCCAGTTCCTTTGCCTCATTTACGAATTCCTTTACCTTTTGCTCATCCTCTTTTCGGCAGATCAGCAACACCCCGTCGTATTCGGCTACAATGAAGCCATCCAGCCCATTGATCACCACCAGCTTGTCTTTGGGTGTTTTGATGATCGAATTGGTTGTATTGTATAATAACAGGTTCCCGTCGGTAACATTCTGATTTTCATCTTTTTCGGATACTTCATAAAGCGATTTCCAGGTGCCCAGATCCGACCAGCCAAAACTGCTCAGCACCACATGGACGTTCTCTGCCTTTTCCATAATACCGTTGTCGATGGATATGCTTCCGCAATGCTGATAAGCTCTGCCGATAAACGCCTCTTCGGAATCCTGGTAGTAATGCGGAATCCCG
Encoded here:
- a CDS encoding L-fucose dehydrogenase, which codes for MDLELKDKIIIVTGGAKGIGRGIAGVLAKEGAVPVIIGRNGADNQQAVSEIEEEGYRAFQVTAELSDPQECAKVVDTVLDTFGSIDGLVNNAGVNDGVGLEKGSYEKFMQSLHSNLIHYYLIAHHALPALKKSRGAILNIGSKTAETGQGGTSAYAAANGGRNALTREWAVELLPFGIRVNAVIVAECYTPLYEKWIQTLPNPKEKLASIVSKIPLENRMTTAEEIANMAVFLLSVRSSHTTGQLIHVDGGYVHLDRAISE
- a CDS encoding polysaccharide biosynthesis protein gives rise to the protein MIAKSIEFLFTKVLESYQHRFVSRRLILSIDLVIVTFSFLLACTLRFNFNFDDIPWRMYQYFLLILLLVRSAFFIFYRSYYGIVRHTSMEDIKIIFQTVSSSTLMIASFSGLVYYFSGNVYLYIPVSVLLIEYFICLFLLIASRFFVKSMYVDIMKGTKRQSVQSVIIYGAGSLGIITKNALLQEAGKYEIKCFIDDNPTLTNNSVEGVRVFDLPTALQRFVEGQGAVPQIILAVQSISSARKKELAELFLKYNIVMRIVPSTIQWMNGTFNSEQIRNIKIEDLLEREQIILHDENIRAQITGKRIMITGAAGSIGSELTRQISVYAPAELYLLDQSESGLYDLEFDIQQNLDKKTKMSVHSVVCDVKDVVRMHTVFEEARPEIVFHTAAYKHVPLMEKFPYEAVKTNVLGTKTVADLSAKFKVEEFVFVSTDKAVNPTNVMGASKRLAEIYLQDLNSNPNIKTRYIVTRFGNVLGSNGSVVPLFKKQIQAGGPVTVTHPEIIRYFMTISEACQLVLEAGAMGMGGEIFVFDMGEAVRIQDLARKMIQLSGYIVDKDISISYTGLRPGEKLYEELLADHEHNIQTHHPKIMIARMQPMDLSGIREKISLLSLAMQSADAEQIVALLKACIPEFISNNSVFEKLDIKPDHKIGKSTLPWQKSSV
- the tatC gene encoding twin-arginine translocase subunit TatC, with amino-acid sequence MPLDQEFDNEEEEGEEGKEMSFLGHLEELRWHVIRAGASILVFAILSFVYIKEIYHYVIIAPSQPDFWTYRMLCKLADKVGYDELCIKALNFKLQAIGVGDQFTMSMTSAVIAGLVFAFPYAFWEIWRFIKPGLRSYERRSARGAVFYVTFLFFSGVFFGYYIVTPLAMNFLANFTLDESIINEFSLSSYISLVATLTLACGVAFQLPVVVYVLSRVGVLTPGFMREYRKHSIIVILIVAAIITPSPDIYSQILVAIPLFLLYEVSILVSARVEREKLREEKRLAKLDGRDS
- a CDS encoding aminotransferase class I/II-fold pyridoxal phosphate-dependent enzyme, with amino-acid sequence MIYPTNQLPGRKVIMTDGAEYLWFSGTDYLGMGHHQAYKEFLKQGFSRYGTHFGSSRNNSLRLEIYEETETLFAGYAGAPASLLVSSGMWAGQLVLKEIESIAGNSTADLAKERIRYHYAPGSHPAIWGNNFCSNNLAWQQWASRTIQEIRENPDHIHIVCSDAVGSPWVAKHDFSLFSDLPRSQNIWFVVDDSHGIGVTGDNGKGIYSPLDKLQQNSIVVASLNKGMGIPAGVILAAQDILDRLRQSPWFAGASPSVPAYIYAFRELLLANAYQECYEKMITNIRYFADALTSSGLFVGIADYAVMCSRNISLFDYLLTNGIFASCFSYPLPTDEPVTRLAISALHEKEDLDRLAEVCIHFES
- a CDS encoding dipeptide epimerase, with the translated sequence MQLLFHPFDLHLKHTFTIAHDSRDIQKTLVVELRDGDFRGFGEATANPYYGITVDNMMDALAGARVLVEKGRFSSAEELWDHVHPVLQSNSFAQCALDEAAHDLFAKQNGQKLYKSWGLSIDRNPLTNFTIGIDTVEKMVSKMKELPWPIYKIKLGTDDDLKIVRELRKNTDAIFRVDANCAWTAEQAIAFAPELKQLGVEFIEQPLAADDTAGMKKVFAESALPVIADESCILESDVKKCHGLFHGVNIKLTKCGGLTPAKRMIAEARSLGMKTMVGCMTETSVGISAIAHLLPLLDYVDMDGSLLIRNDPASGVTFDFGKVIYSAENGTGAVLK
- a CDS encoding CBS domain-containing protein, with the protein product MIATSLINPMIPALKLTDTVSMALDWMDEFEVKQLVVVDAGSYKGIVSEDILFDFTDSSQPLTKIIIQHEDIFALEDQHTYELLRLVNEFGLAVVPVLHDDRTFAGTIIATDLVERFVNDLGIQEKGAVLVLKIAERDYSLSEISRLVESNGTKILSSYYSSGDSMRPVSDARLTLKLNRTHITPLIATLERFGYDIEEAHANDPIESVDQERLDMLLRYLAT
- a CDS encoding alpha/beta fold hydrolase: MKYSIHAEGKFQFIDEGKGETLLLLHGLFGALSNWDGIIDGFSSRFRVIIPLLPIYELPPREAGLEALLAFLEDFVSFKNLTNVTVIGNSLGGHIGLLYTLKNQDNVVRLVLTGSSGLFENSMGGSFPKRGSYEYIKERVAYTFYDPAVATKDLIDEVFETTSSIPKCMSIVGIAKSAQRHNLAKDLHEIKVPTLLVWGLNDTITPPHVGYEFNRLIEGSELYFIDKCCHAPMMEHPQEFNTILESFLEKHISVPVE
- a CDS encoding alpha/beta hydrolase, which encodes MRKFLIALGVVMISGVAYSQKVMDLYPGEIPGAKGAADEEVIKDGVARKVSHPTLTIFTPPAGKANGTSVIICPGGGYGVLVIDREGYQVAKAFNEAGVTAFVLKYRLPDSKHMQNQAVGPLQDVQQAIKTIRENSTGWKLDPLKIGVMGFSAGGHLAATAGTHFDSTFIENKNKTSLRPDFMILVYPVISFMDGIGHVGSAKNLLGSATSSGQQRYFSNEFQVTSKTPPAFITHASDDTVVPVAHSILFYEALTANKVLSEMHIYARGEHGYLKRPAFAEWFGRNLAWMSDTGFLPR
- a CDS encoding NAD kinase codes for the protein MKIAIHGRNFNDSARPFIENMFHELAKRQIEVQLSLPFRSFLDKNGISHFSTLVYDKPEELFDARLVVSMGGDGTLLETISHVGKRQIPAIGINVGRLGFLATVPPERISDMITALEVGEFKIDERSLVAIESNIDLFDGLNFGLNDFTITKTDTSSMITVHTYLNEEFLNSYWADGLIVSTPTGSTGYSLSCGGPVLVPHSQNFIVTPISPHNLNVRPLVVEDTAVIRLEVKSRSSNFLISLDARSRVVDENTQLTVRKANFTARLIKMLDDSFLNTLRSKLSWGLDMRN